The following are encoded together in the Peromyscus leucopus breed LL Stock chromosome 1, UCI_PerLeu_2.1, whole genome shotgun sequence genome:
- the Ube3a gene encoding ubiquitin-protein ligase E3A isoform X2 produces MKRAAAKHLIERYYHQLTEGCGNEACTNEFCASCPTFLRMDNNAAAIKALELYKINGKLCDPHPSKKGASSAYLENSKGTPNSDIKMNKDGKGAKPDFRDVNYLTEEIVYEILDVCRESDDYSPLIRVIGRIFSSAEALVMSFRKVKQHTKEELKSLQEKDEDKDEDEKEKAACSAAAACSAAAACSAAAACSAAAACSAAAACSAAAAAMEEDSEASSSRMGDSSQGDNNVPKLGPDEVTVDIDAIRRVYARLLANENLETAFLNALVYLSPNVECDLTYHSVYARDPNYLNLFIIVMENGNLHSPEYLEMALPLFCKAMCKLPLAAQGKLIRLWSKYSADQIRRMMETFQQLITFKVISNEFNSRNLVNDDDSIVAASKCLKMVYYANVVGGEVDTNHNEEDDEEPIPDSSELTLQELLGEERRNKKGPRVDPIETELGVKTLDCRKPLISFEEFINEPLNDVLEMDKDYTFFKVETENKFSFMTCPFILNAVTKNLGLYYDNRIRMYSERRITVLYSLVQGQQLNPYLRLKVRRDHIIDDALVRLEMIAMENPADLKKQLYVEFEGEQGVDEGGVSKEFFQLVVEEIFNPDIGMFTYDEATKLFWFNPSSFETEGQFTLIGIVLGLAIYNNCILDVHFPMVVYRKLMGKKGTFRDLGDSHPVLYQSLKDLLEYEGNVEDDMMITFQISQTDLFGNPMMYDLKENGDKIPITNENRKEFVNLYSDYILNKSVEKQFKAFRRGFHMVTNESPLKYLFRPEEIELLICGSRNLDFQALEETTEYDGGYTRESVLIREFWEVVHSFTDEQKRLFLQFTTGTDRAPVGGLGKLKMIIAKNGPDTERLPTSHTCFNVLLLPEYSNKEKLKERLLKAITYAKGFGML; encoded by the exons GAAGCGAGCAGCTGCAAAGCATCTAATAGAACGCTACTACCACCAGTTAACCGAGGGCTGTGGAAATGAGGCCTGCACGAATGAGTTTTGTGCTTCCTGTCCAACTTTTCTTCGTATGGATAACAATGCAGCAGCTATTAAAGCCCTTGAGCTTTATAAAATTAATGGAAAACTCTGTGATCCTCATCCCTCCAAGAAAGGAGCAAGCTCAGCTTACCTTGAGAACTCAAAAGGCACACCTAACTcagacataaaaatgaacaaggaCGGAAAAGGAGCCAAGCCTGATTTTAGAG aTGTGAATTACCTAACTGAAGAGATAGTGTATGAAATTCTTGACGTATGTAGAGAAAGTGATGATTACTCCCCTTTAATTCGAGTAATTGGAAGAATTTTTTCTAGTGCTGAGGCACTGGTTATGAGCTTTCGGAAAGTCAAACAACATACTAAGGAGGAATTGAAATCTCTTCAAGAAAAGGATGAAGACAAAGatgaagatgaaaaagaaaaagctgcatgttctgctgctgctgcatgttctgctgctgctgcatgttctgctgctgctgcatgttctgctgctgctgcatgttctgctgctgctgcatgttctgctgctgctgctgctatggaAGAAGACTCAGAAGCATCTTCTTCAAGGATGGGTGATAGCTCACAGGGAGACAACAATGTACCAAAATTGGGTCCTGATGAAGTGACTGTGGATATTGATGCTATTAGAAGGGTCTATGCCAGATTGCTTGCTAATGAAAATTTAGAAACTGCCTTTCTCAATGCACTTGTATATCTGTCACCTAACGTGGAATGTGACTTGACATATCATAGTGTGTATGCCCGAGATCCTAATTATCTCAATTTGTTCATTATTGTAATGGAGAATGGAAACCTCCACAGTCCTGAATATCTGGAAATGGCGCTGCCATTATTTTGCAAAGCTATGTGTAAGCTACCCCTTGCAGCTCAAGGAAAACTGATTAGACTTTGGTCTAAATACAGTGCAGATCAGATTCGGAGAATGATGGAAACATTTCAGCAACTTATTACGTTCAAAGTCATAAGCAATGAATTTAATAGCCGAAATCTAGTGAATGATGATGATTCCATTGTTGCTGCTTCAAAGTGTTTGAAAATGGTTTACTATGCAAATGTCgtgggaggggaagtggacacaaatcACAATGAGGAAGATGATGAAGAGCCCATACCTGATTCCAGCGAATTGACATTGCAGGAGCTTTTGGGAGAGGAACGAAGAAACAAGAAAGGTCCTCGGGTGGACCCAATAGAAACTGAACTTGGTGTTAAAACTCTAGATTGTCGAAAACCACTTATCTCCTTTGAAGAATTCATTAATGAACCACTGAATGATGTTCTAGAAATGGATAAAGATTATACCTTTTTCAAAGTTGAAACAGAGAACAAATTCTCTTTTATGACATGTCCCTTTATATTGAATGCTGTCACAAAGAATTTGGGATTATATTATGACAATAGAATTCGCATGTACAGTGAACGAAGAATCACTGTTCTCTACAGCTTAGTTCAAGGACAGCAGTTGAATCCATATTTGAGACTCAAAGTCAGACGTGATCATATCATAGATGATGCACTTGTCCGG CTAGAGATGATTGCTATGGAAAATCCTGCAGACTTGAAGAAGCAGTTGTATGTggaatttgaaggagaacaagGAGTGGATGAGGGAGGTGTTTCCAAAGAATTTTTTCAGTTGGTTGTAGAGGAAATCTTTAATCCAGATATTG gTATGTTCACATATGATGAAGCTACAAAATTATTTTGGTTTAATCCATCTTCTTTTGAGACTGAGGGTCAGTTTACTCTGATTGGCATAGTCCTCGGTCTGGCTATTTACAATAACTGTATACTGGATGTCCATTTTCCCATGGTTGTCTACAGGAAGCTAATGGGGAAAAAAGGAACCTTTCGTGACTTGGGAGACTCTCACCCA GTTTTATATCAGAGTTTAAAGGACTTATTGGAATATGAAGGGAATGTGGAAGATGATATGATGATCACTTTCCAGATATCACAAACAGATCTTTTTGGTAACCCAATGATGTATGATCTAAAGGAAAATGGTGATAAAATTCCAAttacaaatgaaaacaggaag GAATTTGTCAATCTCTATTCTGACTACATTCTCAATAAATCAGTAGAAAAACAGTTCAAGGCATTTCGCAGAGGTTTTCATATGGTGACTAATGAATCTCCCTTAAAGTACCTATTCAGACCAGAAGAGATTGAATTGCTTATATGTGGAAGCCGG AATCTAGATTTCCAGGCACTAGAAGAAACTACAGAATATGACGGTGGCTATACCAGAGAATCTGTTTTGATTAG